The following are encoded together in the Xanthobacter autotrophicus Py2 genome:
- a CDS encoding lytic murein transglycosylase (TIGRFAM: lytic murein transglycosylase~PFAM: Peptidoglycan-binding domain 1 protein~KEGG: bja:bll6684 transglycosylase) yields the protein MPSACRTLLLALLLSALTLQASAHAADAAFTQFIASLWPQAQAAGVSRATFERETRGLEPDYKLPDLALPGRPATGASAQAEFVQVPASYVKEATIARLAADGQRLMQKYRAALDQIESRFGVPGTMVLALWGRETDYGRYTSPYDTLRVVATQAYAGRRKDQYRDEFILALKILDEGAVARKDFRSSWAGATGLTQFLPSEYFKHGVDLDGDGRVDIWHSVPDALASAAKQLADKGWQPGVRWAYEVRAPANADCTLGVPEVKKPIGEWLRTGFAPFARISAGEQAQPASLLQPEGIYGPSFLTTANYFVIKQYNFSDLYVLFVGHLSDRIAGAGPFATPWAASTQLRTTSVAAMQKHLTRVGLYADKIDGKAGMLTRAALGAYQKSAGLKVDCWPSEAVLQSMGAAR from the coding sequence TTGCCATCAGCTTGCCGCACCCTCCTCCTCGCCCTGCTGCTGTCGGCGCTGACGCTTCAAGCTTCCGCCCACGCGGCTGACGCCGCCTTCACTCAGTTCATCGCCTCTCTCTGGCCGCAGGCCCAGGCGGCCGGGGTTTCCCGCGCGACGTTCGAGAGGGAAACGCGCGGCCTGGAGCCGGACTATAAGTTGCCCGATCTCGCCCTGCCGGGGCGGCCCGCGACAGGCGCGTCGGCGCAGGCCGAGTTCGTGCAGGTTCCCGCGAGCTATGTGAAGGAGGCCACCATCGCCCGGCTTGCCGCCGACGGGCAGCGGCTGATGCAGAAGTATCGCGCCGCCCTCGACCAGATCGAAAGCCGGTTCGGCGTGCCGGGGACCATGGTGCTGGCGCTGTGGGGCCGCGAGACCGATTACGGCCGATACACCTCCCCCTATGACACCCTGCGCGTGGTGGCGACACAGGCCTATGCGGGGCGCCGCAAGGACCAGTATCGCGACGAGTTCATCCTCGCGCTGAAAATCCTCGATGAGGGCGCGGTGGCGCGCAAGGACTTCCGCTCCTCCTGGGCCGGCGCCACCGGCCTCACGCAATTCCTGCCATCCGAATACTTCAAGCACGGCGTCGATCTCGACGGCGATGGCCGCGTGGATATCTGGCATTCGGTGCCCGATGCGCTGGCCTCCGCCGCCAAGCAGCTGGCCGACAAGGGCTGGCAGCCCGGCGTGCGCTGGGCCTATGAGGTCCGCGCGCCGGCCAACGCTGACTGCACCCTGGGCGTGCCGGAGGTGAAGAAGCCCATCGGGGAGTGGCTGCGCACCGGGTTCGCGCCGTTCGCGCGGATCTCGGCCGGCGAGCAGGCGCAGCCGGCGTCGTTGCTCCAGCCCGAGGGCATCTACGGCCCCTCGTTCCTCACCACGGCCAACTATTTCGTGATCAAGCAGTACAATTTCTCCGATCTCTACGTGCTGTTCGTCGGTCATCTCTCCGACCGCATCGCCGGCGCAGGGCCCTTCGCCACGCCGTGGGCGGCTTCGACCCAGCTGCGCACGACCTCGGTCGCGGCGATGCAGAAACATCTGACGCGCGTCGGCCTCTACGCCGACAAGATCGACGGCAAGGCGGGGATGCTGACCCGCGCCGCCCTCGGCGCCTACCAGAAATCGGCCGGGCTGAAGGTGGATTGCTGGCCGAGCGAGGCGGTGCTGCAATCCATGGGCGCGGCGCGGTAG
- a CDS encoding conserved hypothetical protein (KEGG: azo:azo2958 hypothetical protein predicted by Glimmer/Critica), translating into MPALQETRTAVTLAPAKPAGLADLGVPSVDAAVVKKGRVHEFPQLLADGKIGRRFQDLRVIGIKTMEAGVPSAKVFIQFEVFGDDTTAATSGGGFEATLFAGAQPLASLSSSVLFLPYANFWYPNRFVFEVPMADFDQADRLDFIAKPEEVRAV; encoded by the coding sequence TTGCCCGCATTGCAGGAAACCCGCACCGCCGTGACATTGGCGCCCGCAAAGCCTGCCGGATTGGCCGATCTGGGCGTGCCGTCGGTCGATGCCGCCGTGGTCAAGAAGGGACGCGTGCACGAGTTCCCGCAGCTTCTGGCGGACGGCAAGATCGGCCGTCGCTTCCAGGACCTTCGCGTCATCGGGATCAAGACGATGGAGGCCGGGGTTCCGTCGGCCAAAGTGTTCATCCAGTTCGAGGTGTTCGGCGACGACACCACAGCGGCGACAAGCGGGGGCGGGTTCGAAGCAACGCTGTTTGCGGGCGCGCAGCCATTGGCCAGCCTGTCCTCCAGCGTGCTGTTCCTGCCCTACGCCAATTTCTGGTATCCGAACCGCTTTGTGTTCGAGGTGCCGATGGCGGATTTCGATCAGGCCGACCGCTTGGATTTCATCGCGAAGCCGGAGGAGGTTCGCGCTGTCTAG